A region from the Janthinobacterium agaricidamnosum genome encodes:
- a CDS encoding HPF/RaiA family ribosome-associated protein has translation MQINIHTDSTIANTAGLNEHVQSVLESALSRFRDNLTRIEVHISDTNGPKGGADDIRCVMEARVAGYQPIAVTEQNATVHQSVAGATDKLKRALDSALGRLQDSKRHATGKNAVIDTAEAEETAE, from the coding sequence ATGCAAATCAATATTCATACCGACAGCACCATCGCCAACACCGCTGGACTGAACGAACATGTGCAATCCGTACTTGAAAGCGCACTGAGCCGCTTCCGCGACAACCTGACCCGCATCGAAGTCCATATCAGCGACACGAATGGCCCGAAAGGCGGCGCCGACGATATCCGCTGCGTCATGGAAGCACGCGTTGCTGGCTATCAACCGATTGCCGTGACCGAACAGAACGCCACCGTGCATCAATCCGTTGCCGGCGCCACCGACAAACTGAAACGCGCCCTCGATAGCGCCCTGGGCCGCCTGCAAGACAGCAAGCGCCACGCCACCGGCAAGAATGCCGTGATCGATACGGCCGAAGCGGAAGAAACCGCCGAGTAA
- a CDS encoding DUF5610 domain-containing protein, with protein MSIPIAAGGNSTPSVTSVSPGVAGKDDKVQQKDGVNAEMSVNDRSKLQLNASIMQASLNVSIGSENEPLALLYKTAITNINEALKGQYGDDAIQNAASQDNSAEATASRIVSLSTGFFDAFKKQNPGMDDDTALTKFMDTISGGMEKGFKEARDILGGLKVLNGDIAGNIDKTYELVQKGYADFIAAHSSKKDDAAKPDAAKPADSKAA; from the coding sequence GTGTCAATTCCCATCGCCGCAGGCGGCAATTCCACCCCTTCCGTGACTTCCGTCAGTCCGGGCGTTGCCGGCAAGGACGATAAAGTCCAGCAAAAGGACGGCGTCAACGCTGAAATGAGCGTGAATGACCGCAGCAAGCTGCAATTGAACGCGTCCATCATGCAGGCGTCGTTGAACGTGTCCATCGGTTCCGAGAATGAACCGCTGGCGCTGCTGTACAAGACGGCCATCACCAACATCAATGAAGCGCTGAAAGGCCAGTACGGCGACGATGCGATCCAGAACGCGGCGTCGCAGGACAACAGCGCCGAAGCGACGGCGAGCCGCATCGTCTCGCTGTCGACGGGGTTTTTTGACGCGTTCAAGAAACAGAATCCCGGCATGGATGACGATACGGCCCTGACCAAGTTCATGGATACCATCAGCGGCGGCATGGAAAAAGGCTTCAAGGAAGCGCGCGACATCCTGGGCGGCTTGAAAGTGCTGAACGGCGATATCGCCGGCAATATCGACAAGACGTATGAGCTGGTGCAGAAGGGCTATGCGGATTTCATCGCTGCGCACAGCAGCAAGAAGGATGATGCGGCCAAGCCGGATGCTGCCAAGCCGGCCGACAGCAAGGCTGCCTGA
- a CDS encoding DUF1345 domain-containing protein, whose protein sequence is MKITLPLHGFIRSRPHLSMATAIGVAVGLLLPSSWQQMTRLLTAWNVAVWFYLATMAWMMMRANHHKVKVMAARQDERATTVLSALSVASVMSLVAIVSQLSSMKDMAPDERALHYGLTILTLVGSWFLVGTLFCFHYAHLYYQADPAVRPLKFPDDEQNPDYWDFLYFAFTIAVAVQTSDVSVQTRLMRQIVLGQSVLSFFFNLVVLGLSINIAAGLING, encoded by the coding sequence ATGAAAATCACGCTTCCCTTGCACGGCTTCATCCGCAGCCGCCCCCACCTGAGCATGGCCACGGCCATCGGCGTGGCGGTCGGCCTGCTGTTGCCCTCTTCCTGGCAACAGATGACGCGTTTGCTGACGGCGTGGAATGTCGCCGTCTGGTTCTACCTGGCGACGATGGCCTGGATGATGATGCGCGCCAACCATCACAAGGTCAAGGTGATGGCGGCGCGCCAGGATGAGCGGGCCACCACGGTGCTGTCGGCCCTGTCCGTCGCATCCGTGATGAGCCTGGTGGCCATCGTCTCGCAACTGTCTTCGATGAAAGACATGGCGCCCGACGAGCGCGCGCTGCATTACGGCTTGACGATCCTGACACTGGTCGGTTCCTGGTTCCTCGTCGGCACCCTGTTCTGCTTCCACTATGCCCACCTGTATTACCAGGCCGACCCCGCAGTACGCCCCCTGAAGTTTCCCGACGACGAGCAAAACCCCGATTACTGGGATTTTCTGTATTTCGCCTTCACCATCGCCGTGGCCGTGCAAACGTCGGACGTTTCAGTACAGACGCGGCTGATGCGGCAGATCGTGCTGGGACAATCCGTGCTGAGCTTTTTCTTCAACCTGGTCGTACTGGGGCTGTCGATCAATATCGCGGCCGGCCTCATCAATGGATAA
- a CDS encoding TPM domain-containing protein, translating to MKAWSYLAALATALLLWTALPASAQGLQPVPPLAARVTDNAGMLDDKQKAALEGVLADYEAKTGSQIAVLLVKSTEPEAIEQYSIRVTDAWKLGRKGVDDGVLLMVAKDNPSSLRRLRIEAGRGVQGVLTDAQSKRILQDVIAPHFKQNDYYGGLVAGIGAIATLLNQEQFPAPAQKQAPATVEAGGLTFWLPLLFFGFLVLVTVFRSRGGPNRLQRGSNWSSGATGVVLGSILNQALNNRGGGFGGGGGGFGGGGGGGGFGGGGGGFDGGGASGDW from the coding sequence ATGAAAGCCTGGTCTTATCTGGCGGCGCTGGCGACGGCGCTGCTGCTGTGGACAGCCTTGCCCGCCAGCGCGCAGGGCTTGCAGCCTGTGCCGCCGCTGGCGGCGCGCGTGACGGACAACGCCGGCATGCTCGATGACAAGCAGAAAGCGGCGCTGGAAGGCGTGCTGGCCGACTACGAAGCCAAGACGGGCAGCCAGATCGCCGTGCTGCTGGTCAAGAGCACGGAACCGGAAGCCATCGAGCAATACAGCATCCGCGTGACGGATGCCTGGAAGCTGGGCCGCAAGGGCGTCGATGACGGCGTGCTGCTGATGGTGGCGAAGGACAACCCATCGTCCTTGCGCCGCCTGCGCATCGAGGCGGGCCGTGGCGTGCAGGGCGTGCTGACCGATGCGCAATCGAAACGCATCCTGCAAGACGTGATCGCCCCCCATTTCAAGCAAAACGACTATTACGGCGGCCTGGTGGCCGGCATTGGCGCCATCGCTACCTTGCTGAACCAGGAGCAATTCCCCGCACCGGCGCAAAAACAGGCCCCGGCGACCGTGGAAGCGGGCGGCCTGACCTTCTGGCTGCCGCTGCTGTTCTTCGGCTTTCTTGTGCTCGTGACCGTGTTCCGCTCGCGTGGCGGGCCGAACCGGCTGCAGCGCGGCAGCAACTGGTCCAGCGGCGCCACGGGCGTCGTGCTGGGCAGCATCTTGAACCAGGCGCTGAACAACCGCGGTGGCGGCTTCGGCGGCGGTGGCGGTGGTTTTGGCGGTGGCGGTGGCGGCGGTGGTTTCGGTGGCGGCGGCGGCGGTTTTGACGGCGGCGGCGCCTCGGGAGATTGGTAA
- the sbcB gene encoding exodeoxyribonuclease I, whose product MTNQTFLWHDYESFGAQPRRDRPAQFAAIRTDAELNEIGEPIMLYCQPANDFLPDPQSCLITGITPQQCLQLGVPEHQFAATIEAAFSEPGTIGVGYNTIRFDDEVTRFLFWRNLIDPYAREWKNHCGRWDILDVVRMTHALRPEGILWPKRDDGQTSFKLEHLSKANGLAHEAAHDALSDVRATIALARLIREKQPKLFEFCLALHKKDRVASEMGMHLAAGERQPFLHVSGMFPAERGCLGVVWPLATHPSNKNEILVWDCAYDPRELFELDADTIRTRLFTRKEAMPEGMTRLPVKSVHLNKSPMLVGNLKTLSPAMAAQWGIDVDAAKVNAQFAAASPNMDAIWAEVFQRPGANTALDVDEDLYNGFVSNDDRRLLESLRRETPAKLATARPSFADERLQELLFRYRARNFPQTLSEAESLRWEQHRAARLFDGDGGARTIEMLFTEIDVLSESVDERGEEILGELYDYAEMVAPMRD is encoded by the coding sequence ATGACTAACCAGACCTTTCTTTGGCACGACTACGAATCCTTTGGCGCCCAGCCGCGCCGCGACCGCCCGGCCCAGTTCGCCGCGATCCGCACGGATGCCGAACTCAACGAGATCGGCGAACCGATCATGTTGTATTGCCAGCCTGCAAATGATTTCCTGCCCGACCCGCAATCGTGCCTGATCACGGGCATCACGCCGCAGCAATGTCTGCAGCTGGGCGTGCCCGAACACCAGTTCGCCGCCACCATCGAAGCGGCCTTTTCGGAACCGGGCACCATCGGCGTCGGCTACAACACCATCCGTTTCGACGATGAAGTCACGCGCTTCCTGTTCTGGCGCAACCTGATCGACCCGTATGCGCGCGAATGGAAGAACCATTGCGGCCGCTGGGACATCCTCGACGTGGTGCGCATGACGCACGCGCTGCGCCCGGAAGGTATTCTATGGCCGAAGCGCGACGATGGCCAGACCAGTTTCAAACTGGAACACTTGAGCAAGGCCAATGGCCTGGCCCACGAAGCGGCACATGATGCGCTGTCCGACGTGCGCGCCACCATCGCCCTGGCACGATTGATCCGCGAAAAGCAGCCGAAACTGTTCGAATTCTGCCTGGCCCTGCACAAGAAGGACAGGGTCGCCAGCGAAATGGGCATGCACCTGGCCGCCGGCGAGCGCCAGCCCTTCCTGCACGTGTCGGGCATGTTCCCCGCCGAACGCGGTTGCCTGGGCGTCGTCTGGCCGCTGGCCACGCATCCGAGCAATAAAAATGAAATCCTCGTCTGGGATTGCGCCTACGACCCGCGCGAACTGTTCGAGCTGGACGCCGACACCATCCGCACGCGTTTGTTCACGCGCAAGGAAGCCATGCCCGAAGGGATGACGCGCCTGCCCGTGAAAAGCGTCCATTTGAACAAGTCGCCCATGCTGGTGGGCAATTTAAAGACCTTGTCGCCCGCCATGGCCGCGCAATGGGGCATCGACGTGGATGCGGCAAAGGTCAACGCACAATTCGCCGCTGCGTCACCGAACATGGACGCCATCTGGGCCGAAGTGTTCCAGCGCCCGGGCGCCAATACGGCCCTGGACGTGGATGAGGATTTGTACAACGGTTTCGTCAGCAACGACGACCGCCGCCTGCTCGAATCCTTGCGCCGCGAAACGCCGGCCAAGCTGGCCACGGCCCGCCCGTCGTTTGCCGACGAGCGCCTGCAGGAATTGCTGTTCCGCTACCGTGCCCGCAATTTCCCGCAAACCCTGAGCGAGGCGGAAAGCCTGCGCTGGGAACAGCACCGCGCCGCCCGATTATTCGACGGCGACGGCGGCGCCCGCACCATCGAGATGCTGTTTACGGAAATCGACGTGCTATCGGAATCGGTCGATGAGCGGGGAGAAGAAATTCTGGGCGAGCTGTACGATTACGCGGAGATGGTGGCGCCCATGCGCGACTGA
- a CDS encoding GGDEF domain-containing protein gives MEQIGNFGASGCNIGDLQLFRDGADSQTAAMLAPCPVMRLEAGEAIADTQGTSLYIVLRGSLAVAADIHTGMDDGTVSKVLPGESVGEQSVLDEASNLAAISALEETDLLVIDAAVVWELIEQSNGLARNLLRLLSFRIRAANALLRRRQKLGEFYRQMSMVDSLTGLYNRAWLTDLLPTMIVTAHASGSPMSLVMIDLDHFKRFNDTHGHQAGDQALRIAAQVLGAALRPTDFAVRYGGEEMMVILPDTSEHVALRVAERLCERMQQAVIFADMRSALPHITGSFGVASLAAEQDDEALIAAADAALYRAKAGGRNRVML, from the coding sequence GTGGAACAGATCGGCAACTTCGGCGCTTCAGGCTGCAACATCGGCGATTTACAGCTATTTCGCGATGGGGCGGATAGCCAGACGGCCGCCATGCTGGCGCCCTGCCCCGTCATGCGCCTCGAAGCGGGCGAAGCCATTGCCGACACACAGGGCACCAGCCTGTATATCGTCCTGCGCGGTTCGCTGGCCGTGGCCGCCGACATCCACACGGGCATGGATGACGGCACCGTCAGCAAGGTCTTGCCCGGCGAAAGCGTGGGCGAACAATCGGTGCTCGATGAAGCGAGCAACCTGGCCGCCATTTCCGCCCTGGAAGAAACTGACTTGCTGGTGATCGACGCGGCCGTCGTCTGGGAATTGATCGAACAATCGAACGGCCTGGCACGCAACCTGCTGCGGCTGCTGTCTTTCCGCATCCGCGCCGCCAACGCCTTGCTGCGCCGCCGGCAGAAACTGGGCGAGTTCTACCGCCAGATGTCGATGGTCGACAGCCTGACTGGCTTGTACAACCGCGCCTGGCTCACCGATTTATTGCCGACCATGATAGTCACGGCCCACGCCAGCGGCTCGCCGATGTCGCTGGTGATGATAGACCTCGACCATTTCAAGCGTTTCAACGACACGCACGGCCACCAGGCGGGCGACCAGGCGCTGCGCATTGCCGCGCAAGTGCTGGGCGCGGCCCTGCGGCCCACGGATTTTGCCGTGCGCTATGGTGGCGAGGAAATGATGGTGATCTTGCCCGATACCAGCGAACACGTGGCCTTGCGGGTCGCCGAACGCTTGTGCGAACGCATGCAGCAAGCCGTCATCTTCGCCGATATGCGCAGCGCGCTGCCGCACATCACGGGTTCCTTCGGCGTGGCCAGCCTGGCGGCCGAACAGGACGACGAAGCGCTGATCGCGGCGGCCGACGCGGCTTTGTATCGCGCGAAGGCCGGCGGCCGCAACCGGGTCATGCTGTAG
- the pyrF gene encoding orotidine-5'-phosphate decarboxylase: MNFINKLSAAWTANNSLLCVGLDPDLAKLPADLRDLPDGITTFCTRIIDATADLACAFKPQIAYFAALGAEKQLEDICRYVRENYPHIPLILDAKRGDIGATATQYAREAFERYGADAVTVNPYMGEDSLDPYLAWKDRGVIILCRTSNPGGSDLQFLDTDGVPLYQRVARLVAEKWNKNGQCALVVGATFPEELAQVRAIVGDMPLLVPGIGAQGGDIAATVGAGQTANGMGMMISSSRAIIYATPQDGEDWADAARRVAIETRDAINQHRAA, translated from the coding sequence GTGAATTTCATCAATAAATTATCCGCCGCATGGACGGCCAATAATTCCCTGCTGTGCGTGGGCCTGGACCCTGACCTGGCGAAACTGCCGGCGGACCTGCGCGACTTGCCCGATGGAATCACCACCTTTTGCACGCGCATCATCGATGCCACGGCCGACCTGGCTTGCGCCTTCAAGCCGCAGATCGCCTATTTTGCCGCGCTGGGCGCGGAAAAGCAGCTGGAAGACATCTGCCGCTACGTGCGCGAAAATTACCCGCACATCCCGCTGATCCTCGACGCGAAACGGGGCGACATCGGCGCGACAGCCACGCAATACGCGCGCGAAGCGTTCGAACGCTACGGTGCCGACGCCGTCACCGTGAACCCCTACATGGGCGAGGACTCGCTCGATCCCTACCTGGCGTGGAAAGACCGCGGCGTGATCATCCTGTGCCGCACCTCGAACCCGGGCGGCTCGGACCTGCAATTCCTCGATACGGACGGCGTGCCTCTGTACCAGCGCGTGGCGCGCCTGGTGGCCGAGAAATGGAACAAGAACGGCCAGTGCGCGCTCGTCGTCGGCGCCACGTTCCCTGAAGAACTGGCGCAAGTGCGCGCCATCGTGGGCGACATGCCGCTGCTGGTGCCCGGCATCGGCGCCCAGGGCGGCGACATCGCCGCCACCGTCGGCGCGGGCCAGACGGCGAACGGCATGGGCATGATGATCAGCTCCTCGCGCGCCATCATCTACGCCACGCCGCAGGACGGCGAAGACTGGGCCGACGCGGCGCGCCGCGTGGCGATCGAAACGCGCGATGCGATCAATCAACACCGCGCAGCGTAG
- a CDS encoding LemA family protein, translated as MQITNQFTKWLRLALSVTVLAGILTGCGYNDFQSKDEATKAAWGEVVNQYQRRADLIPNLVNTVKGYATHERETLEAVTKARAAATSFQITPEVLNDPAAFEKFQQVQGQLSSALSRLMVVSEKYPDLKADTSFRDLQSQLEGTENRITVARQRYIAAVQDYNVHARSFPNNLTAMIFGYKVKPSFTVENEKAISTAPTVNFGK; from the coding sequence ATGCAAATCACCAATCAATTCACCAAATGGCTGCGCCTGGCCCTGAGCGTCACCGTCCTGGCCGGCATCCTGACGGGCTGCGGCTACAACGACTTCCAGAGCAAGGACGAAGCCACCAAGGCCGCCTGGGGCGAAGTGGTCAACCAGTACCAGCGCCGCGCCGACCTGATCCCCAACCTGGTCAACACCGTCAAGGGCTATGCCACGCACGAGCGCGAAACGCTGGAAGCGGTGACCAAGGCGCGCGCCGCCGCCACCAGTTTCCAGATCACGCCCGAAGTGCTGAACGACCCGGCCGCCTTTGAAAAGTTCCAGCAGGTGCAGGGCCAGCTGTCGTCGGCCCTGTCGCGCCTGATGGTGGTGTCCGAGAAATACCCGGATTTGAAGGCCGACACCAGCTTCCGCGACTTGCAGTCGCAGCTGGAAGGCACGGAAAACCGCATCACCGTGGCGCGCCAGCGTTACATCGCCGCCGTGCAAGATTACAACGTGCATGCGCGCAGCTTCCCGAACAACCTGACGGCGATGATCTTCGGCTACAAGGTCAAGCCTTCGTTCACGGTGGAAAACGAAAAAGCCATTTCGACCGCGCCGACCGTCAACTTCGGCAAATAA